From Cellulomonas dongxiuzhuiae, the proteins below share one genomic window:
- the groES gene encoding co-chaperone GroES, translating to MSVSIKPLEDRIVVKALEAETTTASGLVIPDSAKEKPQEGEVLAVGPGRIDDKGNRVPLDVAVGDKVIYSKYGGTEVKYSGEEYLILSARDILAVVA from the coding sequence GTGTCGGTCTCCATCAAGCCCCTCGAGGACCGCATCGTCGTCAAGGCCCTCGAGGCCGAGACGACGACCGCGTCGGGTCTCGTCATCCCGGACAGCGCCAAGGAGAAGCCCCAGGAGGGCGAGGTCCTGGCGGTCGGCCCCGGTCGTATCGACGACAAGGGCAACCGCGTGCCGCTGGACGTGGCCGTGGGTGACAAGGTCATCTACTCGAAGTACGGCGGCACCGAGGTCAAGTACAGCGGCGAGGAGTACCTCATCCTCTCCGCTCGCGACATCCTCGCGGTCGTCGCCTGA
- the tsaD gene encoding tRNA (adenosine(37)-N6)-threonylcarbamoyltransferase complex transferase subunit TsaD — MSAPLVLGIETSCDETGVGIVRGYDLLVDAVASSVDEHARFGGIIPEIAARAHLEAMVPTIERALATARVTLDEVDAIAVTAGPGLVGPLTIGAAAAKALAVGLGKPLYGVNHVIGHAVVDELVDGPFPERVMALVVSGGHSSLLMIDDTVNVTELGSTLDDAAGEAFDKVGRLLGLPYPGGPHIDRLAREGDPTAIRFPRGLTAPKDQAKHATDFSFSGLKTAVARWVESRQDAGEAIPLQDVAASFAAAVADVLTAKTIAACRREGVSTLVVGGGFSANSQLRDMAAARCADAGIELRIPPIRYCTDNGAMIAALGAAVVRRGAPPSPLDLPVDSTMPLTQVLV, encoded by the coding sequence GTGAGCGCACCCCTCGTCCTCGGGATCGAGACCTCCTGCGACGAGACCGGCGTCGGGATCGTCCGCGGGTACGACCTGCTGGTCGACGCCGTCGCCAGCTCGGTGGACGAGCACGCGCGGTTCGGCGGGATCATCCCCGAGATCGCGGCGCGGGCCCACCTCGAGGCGATGGTGCCCACGATCGAGCGCGCGCTCGCGACGGCCCGGGTCACCCTGGACGAGGTCGACGCCATCGCGGTGACCGCGGGCCCCGGCCTGGTCGGACCGCTGACGATCGGTGCCGCCGCGGCCAAGGCGCTCGCCGTCGGGCTGGGAAAGCCGCTGTACGGCGTCAACCACGTCATCGGGCACGCGGTGGTCGACGAGCTGGTCGACGGACCGTTCCCCGAGCGCGTCATGGCGCTCGTGGTGTCGGGCGGGCACTCGTCGCTGCTGATGATCGACGACACCGTCAACGTCACCGAGCTCGGCTCGACGCTGGACGACGCCGCGGGGGAGGCCTTCGACAAGGTGGGCCGGCTCCTCGGGCTGCCGTACCCCGGGGGGCCGCACATCGACCGCCTCGCGCGCGAGGGCGACCCCACGGCGATCCGGTTCCCGCGCGGCCTGACCGCGCCCAAGGACCAGGCGAAGCACGCCACCGACTTCTCGTTCTCGGGCCTCAAGACCGCCGTGGCGCGGTGGGTCGAGTCCCGGCAGGACGCGGGAGAGGCGATCCCGCTGCAGGACGTCGCCGCCTCGTTCGCGGCCGCGGTGGCCGACGTGCTCACCGCCAAGACGATCGCGGCCTGCCGGCGCGAGGGCGTCTCGACGCTCGTCGTCGGGGGCGGATTCTCCGCCAACTCCCAGCTGCGCGACATGGCGGCCGCCCGGTGCGCCGACGCGGGCATCGAGCTGCGGATCCCGCCGATCCGCTACTGCACGGACAACGGCGCGATGATCGCGGCGCTCGGTGCTGCGGTCGTGCGCCGGGGGGCGCCGCCGTCGCCCCTCGACCTGCCGGTGGACTCCACGATGCCGCTCACGCAGGTCCTCGTCTGA
- a CDS encoding PadR family transcriptional regulator: protein MADSRDSQLLKGVLPMLTLAALAREETYGYELVTVLRAAGLDDLSTGTLYPVLTRLERDGLLISRLVASASGPARKYYRLSAPGLAVLDAQRAAWVDLVATADLVLGAVPPSTDPPDAAAPVPAPTGSPR from the coding sequence GTGGCCGACTCCCGGGACTCCCAGCTCCTCAAGGGGGTGCTCCCGATGCTCACGCTCGCGGCACTGGCCCGAGAGGAGACCTACGGGTACGAGCTGGTCACGGTGCTCCGGGCGGCGGGCCTCGACGACCTGTCCACCGGGACGCTCTACCCGGTCCTCACGCGCCTCGAGCGGGACGGCCTGCTGATCTCCCGTCTCGTCGCGTCGGCCTCCGGACCTGCACGCAAGTACTACCGGCTCAGCGCACCGGGACTCGCCGTCCTCGACGCCCAGCGCGCGGCGTGGGTCGACCTCGTCGCGACCGCCGACCTCGTGCTCGGCGCAGTCCCGCCCTCGACCGACCCGCCGGACGCAGCCGCGCCCGTGCCCGCCCCCACGGGGAGCCCACGATGA
- a CDS encoding glutamate--cysteine ligase produces MAAPVTLPFAVSERSTVGIEWEVALVDADSGDLRQAAQAIFAAVQPADGSDHPHITSELLLNTVEVSSGKCRTVGEAGADLQRALDEVAAAARPLRIELMGAGTHPFANWAHQRVTDKQRYATLIDRTQWWGRQMLIYGVHVHVGVEDRDKVLPLSRAMLTVFPHIQSLSASSPFWGGKDTGYASNRALLFQQLPTAGLPPQFERWEQLEQYVGDMMHTGVIDQVNEVRWDIRPSPRFGTLEMRIADGAASLLEVTAISAFTHCLVEHFSSMIDAGEPLPTMPPWFVQENKWRSARYGMDAIVITDGAGDEELVTDSVSRWLVELAPVAERLGCAAELDQVRTILRRGASYQRQRAVARRNAGELEPVVRALVAELAAGRPL; encoded by the coding sequence ATGGCCGCGCCGGTGACCCTGCCGTTCGCCGTCTCCGAGCGGTCGACGGTCGGCATCGAGTGGGAGGTGGCCCTGGTCGACGCCGACTCGGGCGACCTGCGGCAGGCGGCGCAGGCGATCTTCGCCGCGGTGCAGCCTGCCGACGGCAGCGACCACCCGCACATCACGTCCGAGCTGCTGCTCAACACGGTCGAGGTGTCGTCGGGCAAGTGCCGCACCGTCGGCGAGGCCGGGGCGGACCTGCAGCGCGCCCTCGACGAGGTCGCCGCCGCCGCGCGCCCCCTGCGTATCGAGCTCATGGGCGCCGGGACCCACCCGTTCGCCAACTGGGCGCACCAGCGCGTGACCGACAAGCAGCGGTACGCCACGCTCATCGACCGCACGCAGTGGTGGGGCCGTCAGATGCTCATCTACGGCGTGCACGTCCACGTGGGCGTCGAGGACCGCGACAAGGTCCTGCCGCTGAGCCGCGCGATGCTCACGGTGTTCCCGCACATCCAGTCGCTGTCGGCGTCGTCGCCGTTCTGGGGCGGCAAGGACACCGGCTACGCGTCGAACCGCGCGCTGCTCTTCCAGCAGCTGCCGACGGCCGGCCTGCCGCCGCAGTTCGAGCGGTGGGAGCAGCTGGAGCAGTACGTCGGCGACATGATGCACACCGGCGTGATCGACCAGGTCAACGAGGTCCGGTGGGACATCCGCCCGTCCCCCCGCTTCGGCACGCTCGAGATGCGCATCGCCGACGGCGCCGCGAGCCTGCTCGAGGTCACGGCGATCAGCGCGTTCACCCACTGCCTGGTGGAGCACTTCTCGTCCATGATCGACGCGGGCGAGCCCTTGCCCACCATGCCGCCGTGGTTCGTCCAGGAGAACAAGTGGCGCTCCGCGCGCTACGGCATGGACGCGATCGTCATCACCGACGGCGCGGGTGACGAGGAGCTCGTCACGGACTCGGTGAGCCGGTGGCTGGTCGAGCTCGCGCCGGTGGCGGAGCGTCTGGGCTGCGCGGCCGAGCTGGACCAGGTCCGCACGATCCTGCGGCGGGGTGCGTCGTACCAGCGCCAGCGCGCGGTCGCGCGACGCAACGCGGGCGAGCTGGAGCCGGTGGTCCGTGCGCTGGTGGCCGAGCTCGCCGCGGGCCGCCCTCTCTAG
- the guaB gene encoding IMP dehydrogenase, with translation MTAPDFSTSPADPFARVGLTYDDVLLLPGETDVIPSEVDTTSRLTREITVRVPLVSAAMDTVTESRMAVAMARQGGVGILHRNLSIADQAHQVDVVKRSESGMVSDPVTVGPDATLAELDALCGTYRVSGLPVVDDEGRLLGIITNRDLRFVPAGEFATRRVRDEMTSMPLVTAPVGIARADAAALLAKHKVEKLPLVDEHGRLAGLITVKDFVKTEQYPHSTKDADGRLVVGAAIGFFGDAWERATALVEAGVDVLVVDTANGHARLMLDMVRRLKSDPATRHVQVIGGNVATRAGAQALVESGVDAVKVGVGPGSICTTRVVAGVGVPQVTAIHDASQVCRPAGVPVIGDGGLQYSGDIAKALVAGADTVMLGSLLAGCDESPGDLVFVNGKQFKHYRGMGSLGAMASRGRVSYSKDRYFQADVTTDEKIVPEGIEGQVPYRGPLSAVAHQLVGGLHQSMFYVGAHTIPELQQRGQFIRITPAGLKESHPHDIQMTVEAPNYSGR, from the coding sequence ATGACGGCGCCCGACTTCTCCACGTCTCCCGCGGACCCGTTCGCCCGGGTCGGACTCACCTACGACGACGTCCTGCTGCTGCCCGGCGAGACGGACGTCATCCCCTCCGAGGTCGACACGACCTCACGTCTGACGCGTGAGATCACCGTGCGCGTCCCGCTGGTGTCCGCGGCCATGGACACCGTCACGGAGTCGCGCATGGCGGTCGCGATGGCGCGGCAGGGCGGCGTCGGCATCCTGCACCGCAACCTGTCGATCGCCGACCAGGCGCACCAGGTCGACGTGGTCAAGCGCTCCGAGTCCGGCATGGTCTCCGACCCCGTGACGGTCGGCCCCGACGCGACGCTCGCGGAGCTCGATGCGCTGTGCGGCACCTACCGGGTCTCCGGCCTGCCCGTCGTCGACGACGAGGGCCGCCTCCTGGGCATCATCACCAACCGGGACCTGCGCTTCGTGCCCGCCGGCGAGTTCGCCACGCGGCGCGTGCGCGACGAGATGACGTCGATGCCGCTCGTCACCGCCCCGGTCGGCATCGCGCGCGCCGACGCCGCGGCGCTGCTCGCCAAGCACAAGGTGGAGAAGCTGCCGCTCGTCGACGAGCACGGCCGGCTCGCGGGCCTCATCACGGTCAAGGACTTCGTCAAGACCGAGCAGTACCCGCACTCCACCAAGGACGCCGACGGGCGCCTCGTCGTCGGCGCCGCGATCGGGTTCTTCGGTGACGCGTGGGAGCGCGCGACCGCGCTGGTCGAGGCCGGTGTCGACGTGCTCGTCGTCGACACCGCCAACGGCCACGCGCGGCTCATGCTCGACATGGTCCGTCGCCTGAAGTCGGACCCGGCCACGCGCCACGTGCAGGTCATCGGCGGCAACGTGGCGACGCGCGCCGGCGCCCAGGCGCTGGTCGAGTCGGGTGTCGACGCCGTGAAGGTCGGCGTCGGGCCCGGCTCGATCTGCACGACGCGGGTCGTGGCCGGCGTCGGCGTGCCGCAGGTGACCGCGATCCACGACGCGTCGCAGGTGTGCCGCCCGGCCGGTGTGCCGGTGATCGGCGACGGCGGCCTGCAGTACTCCGGCGACATCGCCAAGGCGCTCGTCGCAGGTGCCGACACCGTCATGCTCGGGTCGCTGCTCGCGGGCTGCGACGAGTCGCCCGGCGACCTGGTGTTCGTCAACGGCAAGCAGTTCAAGCACTACCGCGGCATGGGGTCGCTCGGCGCGATGGCCTCGCGCGGGCGCGTCTCCTACTCCAAGGACCGCTACTTCCAGGCCGACGTGACGACGGACGAGAAGATCGTGCCCGAGGGCATCGAGGGCCAGGTGCCGTACCGGGGGCCGCTGTCGGCCGTCGCGCACCAGCTCGTCGGCGGCCTGCACCAGTCGATGTTCTACGTCGGTGCGCACACGATCCCCGAGCTGCAGCAGCGGGGCCAGTTCATCCGGATCACGCCGGCGGGGCTCAAGGAGTCGCACCCGCACGACATCCAGATGACGGTCGAGGCCCCCAACTACAGCGGGCGCTGA
- a CDS encoding WhiB family transcriptional regulator → MAEISRLPGPVMDLWEWQFEGACRDADQDLFFHPEGERGSARRRRAEAAKAICATCPVLKECREQSLAVREPYGVWGGLSEEERAAVLAERAGRRVTA, encoded by the coding sequence ATGGCCGAGATCTCGCGTCTCCCCGGACCGGTGATGGACCTGTGGGAGTGGCAGTTCGAGGGTGCCTGCCGCGACGCGGACCAGGATCTCTTCTTCCACCCGGAGGGCGAGCGCGGCTCGGCCCGGCGCCGCCGTGCGGAGGCAGCGAAGGCCATCTGCGCCACGTGCCCCGTGCTCAAGGAGTGCCGCGAGCAGTCCCTCGCCGTCCGCGAGCCCTACGGCGTGTGGGGCGGGCTGTCCGAGGAGGAGCGTGCCGCGGTCCTCGCCGAGCGCGCCGGACGCCGCGTCACCGCCTGA
- a CDS encoding class I SAM-dependent methyltransferase — translation MDDAGLVKLLSPDGWALLQALPPYDERLALPLAERLQKDGLDPALVAAALTQSRLRAKARAKLGEFADGMLFTVAGLEQATRLEVAAHHARRYRDAGCRYVADLTCGLGADALAMAGIGIRVLATDVDETTAALATVNLRAFPEVEVRMGDGLALDLAAEGVDGVYADPARRTGTGRRVFDPRAYSPPLDEVLAVRGTVPALGLKLGPGLAHRDLPHDAEAQWVSSGGEVVELGLWFGPLAPDGPGRSALVLRDGSAHVLRADPDGDDDAPPVGPVGGYLYEPDGAVIRAGLVGTVAHRVHGRLVDPTIAYVTSDALADRAAWQPLATAYRVLDDLPFGLKRLRTYLRERDVGRLTIKKRGTAVTPETLRRQLDLRGGTESTVVLTRVAGQQRVLVVEPV, via the coding sequence GTGGACGACGCCGGGCTGGTCAAGCTGCTCAGTCCCGACGGCTGGGCGCTCCTGCAGGCGCTGCCGCCGTACGACGAGCGGCTCGCGCTGCCGCTCGCCGAGCGGCTGCAGAAGGACGGGCTCGATCCCGCGCTCGTCGCGGCCGCGCTCACGCAGTCGCGGCTGCGCGCCAAGGCCCGCGCCAAGCTCGGCGAGTTCGCCGACGGCATGCTCTTCACCGTCGCGGGCCTCGAGCAGGCCACGCGCCTCGAGGTCGCCGCGCACCACGCGCGCCGGTACCGCGATGCCGGATGCCGGTACGTGGCCGACCTGACGTGCGGCCTGGGCGCCGACGCCCTGGCGATGGCAGGCATCGGCATCCGGGTGCTGGCGACCGACGTCGACGAGACGACCGCAGCACTGGCGACCGTCAACCTGCGCGCGTTCCCCGAGGTCGAGGTCCGCATGGGCGACGGGCTGGCGCTCGACCTGGCCGCCGAGGGCGTCGACGGCGTCTACGCCGACCCCGCACGCCGCACGGGCACCGGCCGGCGGGTGTTCGACCCGCGGGCCTACTCCCCGCCCCTCGACGAGGTCCTCGCCGTGCGCGGCACGGTCCCCGCGCTCGGGCTCAAGCTGGGTCCCGGCCTCGCGCACCGCGACCTGCCGCACGACGCCGAGGCGCAGTGGGTGTCGTCCGGCGGCGAGGTCGTGGAGCTCGGGCTGTGGTTCGGCCCGCTGGCTCCCGACGGCCCGGGACGCTCCGCGCTCGTCCTGCGCGACGGCAGCGCGCACGTCCTGCGTGCCGACCCCGACGGGGACGACGACGCACCGCCCGTCGGGCCGGTCGGCGGCTACCTGTACGAGCCCGACGGCGCGGTGATCCGCGCCGGCCTGGTCGGCACGGTCGCGCACCGCGTGCACGGCCGGCTCGTGGACCCCACGATCGCCTACGTGACCTCCGACGCCCTCGCCGACCGTGCCGCCTGGCAGCCGCTGGCCACGGCCTACCGCGTGCTCGACGACCTGCCGTTCGGGCTCAAGCGCCTGCGCACCTACCTGCGGGAGCGGGACGTCGGGCGGCTGACGATCAAGAAGCGCGGCACGGCCGTCACCCCCGAGACGCTGCGCCGCCAGCTGGACCTGCGCGGCGGCACCGAGAGCACGGTCGTCCTCACGCGCGTCGCCGGGCAGCAGCGCGTGCTCGTCGTGGAGCCGGTCTGA
- a CDS encoding malonic semialdehyde reductase — protein MTTSDYIHGSTTLLREGDSPLPNIVFEGGRTVGRFVDDGVPDDLLRSVYDTVRWGPTAMNSTPLRLLVVRSREGHERLAAHMAEFNRERVLAAPVNLVVAADVDFHLHLPTLVPHAPTSGDGLADVPDVRERMARDNAWLQTGYLIVGLRAAGLGVGPMTGLDADGVDAEFFADTSWRTLSVLNVGWPDGQGTDRPRAPRLDWEDVSRAA, from the coding sequence ATGACCACGAGCGACTACATCCACGGTTCGACGACGCTGCTCCGCGAGGGCGACTCCCCGCTCCCGAACATCGTGTTCGAGGGTGGGCGCACCGTCGGGCGCTTCGTCGACGACGGCGTCCCCGACGACCTCCTGCGGTCGGTGTACGACACCGTGCGCTGGGGCCCCACCGCGATGAACTCCACCCCGCTGCGGCTGCTCGTCGTGCGCAGCCGTGAGGGCCACGAGCGCCTCGCGGCACACATGGCCGAGTTCAACCGCGAGCGCGTCCTGGCCGCCCCCGTCAACCTCGTCGTCGCGGCCGACGTCGACTTCCACCTGCACCTGCCGACGCTCGTGCCGCACGCGCCGACGTCGGGCGACGGGCTCGCGGACGTCCCGGACGTGCGTGAGCGCATGGCCCGCGACAACGCGTGGCTGCAGACCGGCTACCTCATCGTCGGTCTGCGCGCCGCCGGCCTGGGCGTCGGGCCCATGACCGGCCTGGACGCCGACGGCGTCGACGCCGAGTTCTTCGCCGACACGTCGTGGCGGACCCTGTCCGTGCTCAACGTCGGCTGGCCCGACGGGCAGGGCACGGACCGCCCCCGCGCACCGCGGCTCGACTGGGAGGACGTCTCGCGCGCGGCCTGA
- a CDS encoding GuaB3 family IMP dehydrogenase-related protein: protein MTSDIEIGRGKRGRRAYSFDDIAVVPSRRTRDPEEVSVGWQIDAYHFDLPVLAAPMDSVVSPASAVALGRAGGVGVLDLEGLWTRYDDPTGLLEEIAALDASRATARMQEIYAAPIRPELIRARLQEVRDAGVVVAGALSPQRTQEHWRTVVDAGVDLFLIRGTTVSAEHVSGRAEPLNLKRFIYELDVPVIVGGASTYTAALHLMRTGAAGVLVGFGGGAAHTTRVSLGIHAPMATAVADVAAARRDYLDESGGRYVHVIADGGVGRSGDLVKAVACGADAVMLGAALARATDAPGRGFHWGPEAHHPQLPRGERVEVGTVGTLEQILFGPGHTADGTLNLIGALRRAMATTGYSDLKEFQRIEVVVSPYQPH, encoded by the coding sequence GTGACCAGCGACATCGAGATCGGTAGGGGCAAGCGAGGACGCCGGGCGTACTCCTTCGACGACATCGCGGTGGTGCCCTCGCGGCGCACGCGCGACCCGGAGGAGGTGTCGGTCGGCTGGCAGATCGACGCCTACCACTTCGACCTGCCCGTGCTCGCGGCCCCCATGGACTCGGTCGTGAGCCCCGCCTCCGCGGTCGCCCTCGGACGCGCCGGTGGTGTCGGCGTGCTCGACCTCGAGGGTCTGTGGACGCGCTACGACGACCCGACCGGTCTGCTCGAGGAGATCGCCGCGCTGGACGCGTCACGCGCGACGGCCCGCATGCAGGAGATCTACGCGGCGCCGATCCGGCCCGAGCTCATCCGGGCGCGGCTGCAGGAGGTCCGTGACGCGGGCGTCGTGGTCGCCGGTGCCCTGAGCCCCCAGCGCACGCAGGAGCACTGGCGCACCGTCGTCGACGCGGGCGTCGACCTGTTCCTCATCCGGGGGACCACGGTGTCGGCCGAGCACGTCTCGGGCCGCGCCGAGCCGCTGAACCTCAAGCGCTTCATCTACGAGCTCGACGTCCCGGTGATCGTGGGCGGCGCGTCGACGTACACCGCGGCGCTGCACCTCATGCGCACGGGTGCGGCCGGTGTGCTCGTCGGCTTCGGCGGGGGAGCGGCGCACACCACGCGCGTGTCGCTGGGCATCCACGCACCCATGGCGACGGCCGTCGCCGACGTGGCCGCGGCCCGCCGCGACTACCTCGACGAGTCCGGCGGCCGGTACGTGCACGTCATCGCCGACGGCGGCGTCGGGCGCTCGGGCGACCTGGTCAAGGCCGTCGCGTGCGGTGCCGACGCGGTGATGCTCGGTGCCGCGCTCGCGCGTGCGACCGACGCGCCGGGGCGCGGGTTCCACTGGGGTCCCGAGGCGCACCACCCGCAGCTCCCGCGCGGTGAGCGCGTCGAGGTGGGCACCGTGGGCACGCTCGAGCAGATCCTGTTCGGCCCGGGTCACACGGCCGACGGCACGCTCAACCTCATCGGCGCGCTGCGCCGCGCGATGGCCACCACGGGCTACTCCGACCTGAAGGAGTTCCAGCGCATCGAGGTCGTCGTCTCGCCGTACCAGCCGCACTGA
- a CDS encoding ABC transporter ATP-binding protein: MTDPVHTLAVEGITVGYDDRVVVHDMTLEITPGAVTAIVGANGCGKSTLLRAMARLLPARTGRVLLDGTPIDTMRSRDVATVLGLLPQAPVCPEGIAVADLVGRGRYPHQGWFRRWTAQDDAVVEQALVATDILDLADRPVDELSGGQRQRVWIAMALAQQTDVLLLDEPTTFLDVAHQVDVLDLLVDLNRDRGTTIVMVLHDLNLAARYADRLVALTDGRLYAQGDPSDVVTEQMVLDVFGMAARVVPDPVSGTPLVLPLGRHRTGRGTQPVDQGATTPPAERPAAQPVP, translated from the coding sequence GTGACGGACCCCGTCCACACGCTCGCGGTCGAGGGCATCACCGTCGGGTACGACGACCGGGTCGTCGTGCACGACATGACGCTCGAGATCACGCCCGGCGCGGTCACGGCGATCGTCGGTGCCAACGGCTGCGGCAAGTCCACGCTGCTGCGCGCGATGGCACGCCTGCTGCCCGCGCGCACGGGGCGCGTCCTGCTGGACGGCACGCCGATCGACACCATGCGGTCGCGGGACGTCGCGACGGTCCTGGGGCTGCTGCCGCAGGCGCCCGTGTGCCCCGAGGGCATCGCGGTCGCGGACCTGGTGGGCCGGGGCCGGTACCCGCACCAGGGCTGGTTCCGCCGGTGGACGGCGCAGGACGACGCGGTCGTCGAGCAGGCGCTCGTCGCGACCGACATCCTCGACCTCGCGGACCGCCCGGTGGACGAGCTCTCCGGCGGTCAGCGGCAGCGGGTGTGGATCGCCATGGCGCTCGCGCAGCAGACGGACGTCCTGCTGCTCGACGAGCCGACGACGTTCCTCGACGTCGCGCACCAGGTCGACGTGCTGGACCTGCTGGTCGACCTCAACCGGGACCGCGGCACGACGATCGTCATGGTCCTGCACGACCTCAACCTGGCGGCGCGGTACGCCGACCGGCTCGTCGCGCTCACGGACGGCCGCCTCTACGCGCAGGGGGACCCGTCGGACGTCGTGACCGAGCAGATGGTGCTCGACGTGTTCGGCATGGCCGCGCGCGTCGTCCCCGACCCCGTCAGCGGGACGCCGCTGGTGCTGCCCCTGGGCCGGCACCGCACGGGCCGCGGCACGCAGCCGGTCGACCAGGGTGCCACGACACCTCCGGCCGAGCGCCCGGCGGCACAGCCCGTCCCGTGA
- a CDS encoding MerR family transcriptional regulator — MVPAADETAAGSVDPQGASAPAGRPDAPAARDADRAQVPSGPALTVAAVARRLGVAPATLRTWDRRYGLGPSEHLAGAHRRYTNQDLERLLVMRRLTIDGVAPAEAARLAQSSEAPDVAGAVPAAGSDDLTGRLPVRAEAGAAAEGSGADHPPVAGVPAGGASSVAALVDAALTGRADRCAALLDSTGVDVTRWWADRVQPALAALARRTVVERPGVDARETLLGAVLSALRARTAAPPPPGAPVVLLLPVPGEPRPVLAHVLAAALVDGGVDARLVAGPVSTRHAGELALMTRARAVVTLSESAAPDLSVVARLAQERTDLPQFVMVAAAAEDRVPLDRSVHRARTLPGLLHEALAAVTQSASL; from the coding sequence ATGGTCCCCGCAGCAGACGAGACCGCGGCCGGATCGGTCGACCCGCAGGGCGCGTCCGCGCCCGCCGGTCGCCCGGACGCGCCCGCGGCTCGCGACGCGGACCGCGCGCAGGTGCCGAGCGGGCCCGCGCTCACCGTCGCCGCCGTCGCGCGCCGGCTGGGAGTGGCGCCGGCCACGCTGCGGACGTGGGACCGCCGCTACGGGCTCGGGCCCTCCGAGCACCTCGCCGGTGCCCACCGCCGCTACACGAACCAGGACCTCGAGCGGCTCCTCGTGATGCGCCGCCTCACCATCGACGGGGTCGCGCCCGCCGAGGCCGCGCGGCTCGCGCAGTCGTCGGAGGCGCCCGACGTGGCCGGAGCCGTCCCCGCGGCCGGCAGCGACGACCTCACCGGCCGCCTGCCCGTCCGGGCCGAGGCAGGAGCCGCGGCCGAGGGGTCCGGTGCCGACCACCCGCCGGTCGCGGGCGTCCCGGCCGGCGGTGCGAGCAGCGTCGCGGCCCTCGTGGACGCCGCGCTCACCGGGCGGGCGGACCGCTGCGCGGCGCTGCTGGACTCGACCGGGGTCGACGTCACGCGGTGGTGGGCCGACCGCGTGCAGCCGGCTCTCGCGGCTCTCGCGCGCCGGACCGTGGTGGAGCGCCCGGGGGTCGACGCCCGCGAGACCCTGCTGGGTGCCGTGCTGAGCGCGCTGCGCGCACGCACCGCGGCGCCGCCCCCGCCCGGCGCACCCGTGGTCCTGCTCCTTCCCGTGCCCGGCGAGCCGCGCCCCGTCCTGGCGCACGTGCTCGCGGCGGCGCTCGTCGACGGCGGTGTGGACGCGCGGCTCGTCGCCGGGCCCGTCTCGACGCGGCACGCGGGCGAGCTGGCGCTCATGACGCGCGCACGGGCCGTCGTGACGCTCTCGGAGTCGGCGGCCCCGGACCTGTCGGTCGTCGCGCGCCTCGCGCAGGAGCGCACGGACCTGCCGCAGTTCGTCATGGTGGCCGCGGCGGCCGAGGACCGCGTGCCGCTCGACCGTTCCGTGCACCGCGCGCGCACCCTCCCGGGGCTGCTCCACGAGGCCCTCGCGGCCGTCACGCAGTCTGCATCGCTGTGA
- a CDS encoding response regulator transcription factor, whose product MAGVVVCHGSATVRERLVVTSIGVPSLAPVRAAATADELLALARRIAPTVVLLDAHLPGAGPAEAIRRLRAVAPSAAVVLLAGPEDGEALDRALALGARGFLAPDVGRAELAAVAAHVQASPVSSAPPGGAAVPHPASPLQEGHTTRTDAGVGARQGDVNPVLTKREIEVLVGMSHGRSNAQIGQELFLSEDTVKTHARRLFRKLGASDRAQAVAIGLRRGIID is encoded by the coding sequence ATGGCTGGAGTCGTGGTTTGCCACGGCTCGGCGACCGTTCGTGAGCGGCTCGTCGTGACTTCGATCGGTGTGCCCTCGCTGGCGCCCGTCCGTGCCGCTGCGACGGCCGACGAGCTGCTGGCGCTCGCCCGCCGCATCGCCCCTACCGTCGTGCTGCTCGACGCGCACCTGCCGGGTGCCGGTCCGGCGGAGGCGATCCGACGGCTGCGCGCCGTGGCGCCCTCGGCGGCCGTCGTGCTGCTCGCCGGTCCCGAGGACGGTGAGGCGCTCGACCGTGCCCTCGCGCTCGGTGCTCGAGGGTTCCTCGCGCCCGACGTCGGGCGCGCCGAGCTCGCGGCCGTCGCCGCGCACGTGCAGGCGAGCCCCGTCTCGTCCGCGCCGCCCGGTGGAGCGGCCGTCCCGCACCCCGCCTCGCCCCTGCAGGAGGGCCACACGACGCGCACCGACGCGGGCGTCGGTGCGCGCCAGGGCGACGTGAACCCCGTGCTCACCAAGCGGGAGATCGAGGTGCTCGTCGGCATGAGCCACGGGCGGTCGAACGCCCAGATCGGCCAGGAGCTGTTCCTGTCGGAGGACACGGTCAAGACGCACGCGCGGCGGCTGTTCCGCAAGCTCGGCGCGTCCGACCGTGCCCAGGCCGTCGCCATCGGCCTGCGTCGGGGGATCATCGACTGA